One Lactobacillus sp. CBA3606 DNA segment encodes these proteins:
- a CDS encoding TIGR00730 family Rossman fold protein, with protein MSIHNICVFCGSNSGLDPDFTTKTIALGQYLADHDYQLIYGGGNHGLMGKVATATLDAGGRVIGIIPRFLVERELALKNVTTFIETSTMTERKEKMLHLADAFIVLPGGFGTFEEFLQMLSWSQIDIHQKPIALYNINGFYDNLVQMLATSTKMGFAPVENLNLFINGHNLSEIFTGLENYHHVLPPKYTN; from the coding sequence ATGTCAATTCATAATATTTGTGTCTTTTGCGGCTCTAATTCTGGCTTAGACCCCGACTTTACCACCAAAACAATTGCCTTAGGTCAGTACTTAGCTGATCATGATTATCAGCTAATTTATGGTGGCGGTAACCATGGTCTGATGGGTAAAGTAGCCACGGCCACCCTCGATGCTGGCGGCCGTGTTATTGGTATTATTCCCCGCTTTCTAGTTGAACGCGAATTAGCTTTAAAAAACGTGACGACTTTCATTGAAACTAGTACGATGACTGAACGTAAGGAAAAAATGCTACACTTAGCAGATGCCTTTATCGTACTGCCTGGTGGCTTCGGCACTTTTGAAGAATTTTTGCAAATGCTCTCTTGGAGTCAAATCGATATTCACCAAAAACCGATTGCACTTTATAATATTAACGGTTTTTACGATAACTTGGTACAGATGCTAGCCACTAGCACCAAGATGGGCTTTGCGCCGGTTGAAAATCTGAACCTCTTCATCAATGGTCATAATTTGAGCGAAATTTTTACCGGTTTAGAAAACTATCATCATGTCCTCCCACCCAAATATACTAATTAA
- a CDS encoding redoxin NrdH, producing MKKVTVFTKNNCMQCKMTKKFLTAHNIAFEEKNINVNPEYVDYLKDQGFQAVPVVEINGESSIAGFRPDELKQLAV from the coding sequence ATGAAAAAAGTAACAGTATTCACGAAAAATAATTGTATGCAATGCAAGATGACTAAGAAATTTTTGACCGCACACAATATTGCATTTGAAGAGAAAAATATTAACGTCAATCCTGAGTATGTTGACTATTTAAAAGACCAAGGCTTCCAAGCCGTACCTGTTGTTGAAATCAATGGCGAAAGTAGCATTGCTGGCTTCCGTCCTGACGAATTGAAACAATTAGCTGTCTAA
- a CDS encoding YbaB/EbfC family nucleoid-associated protein — protein sequence MMRGMGNMQNMMKQMKKMQQDMSVEQAALNEATFTGSAPDEMVKVTFTGDKKMQDITIKPAAVDPDDVDMLQDLVLTAVNDALAQVDAQTQSTMGKYTKGLQ from the coding sequence ATGATGCGTGGTATGGGTAATATGCAAAATATGATGAAGCAAATGAAGAAAATGCAACAAGATATGTCCGTTGAACAAGCGGCTTTAAACGAAGCAACTTTTACGGGGAGTGCTCCGGATGAGATGGTTAAAGTGACGTTTACTGGTGATAAGAAAATGCAAGATATTACGATTAAACCAGCTGCCGTTGATCCTGATGACGTGGACATGTTACAAGACTTGGTTCTAACTGCGGTAAATGATGCGTTAGCTCAAGTTGATGCCCAAACACAAAGCACGATGGGCAAGTATACCAAAGGCTTGCAGTAG
- the tmk gene encoding dTMP kinase, whose product MVTGKLVTFEGPDGAGKTSALTALVAKIAPQLGDQLVVTREPGGNQISEAIRKIILDRHNTAMDDRTEALLYAAARRQHLVQKILPALAQDKLVLCDRFIDSSIAYQGAGRGIGEQAVEEMNQFATAGLTPDLTLYFDVDAAVGLQRIQTHRQNEINRLDVEALSFHQRVQAAYLQLLAQYPARIKRVDASQPLAQVVTQALQIMTTQLPQYFTTEGKSKL is encoded by the coding sequence ATTGTGACAGGAAAGTTAGTAACCTTTGAAGGGCCCGATGGTGCGGGTAAGACCTCGGCCTTAACCGCATTAGTTGCCAAGATAGCCCCGCAGTTAGGCGATCAATTGGTCGTTACACGGGAACCGGGTGGTAATCAAATTTCAGAAGCGATTCGAAAAATAATTTTGGATCGGCATAATACGGCGATGGATGATCGAACTGAAGCCTTGTTGTATGCGGCAGCTCGGCGCCAACATTTGGTGCAAAAAATTCTACCTGCTTTAGCCCAAGATAAGTTGGTACTGTGTGATCGATTTATTGACAGTTCGATTGCCTATCAAGGTGCAGGTCGGGGGATTGGTGAACAAGCCGTCGAAGAGATGAATCAATTTGCTACGGCGGGGTTAACGCCTGATTTGACCTTGTATTTTGATGTTGATGCGGCAGTGGGCTTGCAACGTATTCAAACGCATCGTCAAAATGAAATCAATCGCTTAGATGTGGAAGCCTTGAGCTTTCATCAACGGGTACAGGCGGCTTATTTACAATTGTTAGCTCAGTATCCAGCGCGGATTAAACGGGTAGATGCAAGTCAACCGTTAGCGCAAGTTGTCACGCAAGCCCTGCAAATTATGACGACACAATTACCGCAATATTTTACCACTGAGGGGAAGTCGAAATTATGA
- the nrdE gene encoding class 1b ribonucleoside-diphosphate reductase subunit alpha produces MSLKDLKDVTYYDLNNEINIPINNQIPLNKDQDALAAFLVQNVQPNTKQFPSLKARFDYLLDHDYLETGFIEKYEFSFIEKLYAYLKTQDFKFKTFMAAYKFYAQYALKTDDGDYYLENFIDRVAMNALYFADGDEQLALNLADEIIHQRYQPATPSFLNAGRARRGELISCFLIQSTDDMNAIGRTINSALQLSRIGGGVGINLSNLRGAGDPIKHIDGAASGVVPVMKLLEDSFSYSNQLGQRQGAGVVYLSVFHPDIIAFLSAKKENADEKIRLKTLSLGVTVPDKFYELLKTDADMYLFSPYGVEREYGVPFSYVDITKEYDNMVKNPNIKKTKLKARDLENEISKLQQESGYPYVVNIDTANRANPIDGKIVMSNLCSEVMQVQTPSLINDQQEYEKMGTDISCNLGSTNIVNLMQSPDFGHSVAAMVRALTFVTDNSNVDVVPSIQKGNHQAHTIGLGAMGLHAFFAKNQMEYGSKEAVDFTNIYFLLLNYWTLKASNTIARERHTTFVNFEKSKYADGTYFDKYLDQAWQPKFAKTAALFDGIFIPTKADWAALKTDVMRDGLYHQNRMAVAPNGSISYINDTTASLHPIINRVEERQEKKIGKIYYPAPYLSNDTIDYYKSAYDTDMRKVIDVYAAAQQHVDQGMSLTLFMRSTIPAGLYEWKDGRTDKMTTRDLNILRNYAYRKGIKSIYYIRTFTDDDGEVGVNECESCVI; encoded by the coding sequence ATGAGCCTGAAAGACTTAAAAGATGTTACCTATTATGATTTAAATAACGAAATCAACATTCCAATCAACAATCAGATTCCTTTGAACAAAGATCAAGATGCCCTAGCAGCCTTTCTGGTACAGAATGTCCAACCTAATACCAAGCAATTTCCTAGTCTCAAAGCGCGTTTTGATTATTTATTAGACCATGACTACTTGGAAACGGGTTTCATCGAAAAATACGAATTTAGTTTTATTGAAAAATTATACGCCTATTTGAAAACGCAAGATTTTAAATTCAAGACGTTTATGGCCGCTTATAAATTCTACGCACAATACGCCTTAAAGACTGATGATGGTGACTATTACTTAGAAAACTTTATCGACCGGGTTGCTATGAATGCCTTGTACTTTGCTGATGGCGACGAACAATTGGCATTAAACTTAGCCGACGAAATTATCCATCAACGTTACCAACCCGCAACCCCAAGCTTTTTAAATGCCGGACGTGCACGACGTGGTGAACTAATCTCTTGTTTCTTAATCCAATCAACCGATGACATGAATGCCATTGGTCGGACAATTAACTCAGCTCTCCAATTATCCCGAATTGGTGGCGGGGTCGGAATTAACTTAAGTAATTTACGTGGCGCTGGCGACCCGATCAAACACATTGATGGTGCTGCTAGTGGGGTCGTTCCTGTGATGAAGTTATTGGAGGACAGCTTTTCTTATTCCAACCAACTTGGTCAACGCCAAGGTGCCGGCGTGGTTTATCTCAGTGTCTTCCACCCAGATATTATCGCCTTCTTGTCGGCTAAGAAAGAAAATGCTGACGAAAAGATTCGCTTAAAGACCCTCTCCCTTGGTGTAACAGTACCTGATAAGTTTTACGAACTCCTTAAAACTGATGCTGATATGTATCTATTCAGCCCTTACGGTGTCGAACGCGAATATGGCGTGCCATTCTCCTATGTTGATATCACTAAAGAATACGACAACATGGTCAAGAATCCTAACATCAAAAAGACCAAGCTCAAGGCCCGTGATCTTGAAAATGAAATCAGTAAATTACAACAAGAATCTGGCTATCCATACGTCGTTAATATTGATACCGCTAACCGGGCTAACCCAATTGATGGCAAAATCGTTATGAGCAACCTTTGTTCTGAAGTCATGCAGGTTCAAACACCTTCACTCATTAATGATCAACAAGAATACGAAAAGATGGGAACTGATATTAGTTGTAACTTAGGCTCAACTAATATTGTTAACTTAATGCAATCACCTGACTTTGGTCATTCGGTCGCCGCAATGGTCCGCGCACTAACTTTTGTTACCGACAATTCCAACGTGGACGTTGTGCCTTCTATTCAAAAAGGAAATCATCAAGCACATACGATTGGTTTGGGCGCCATGGGCTTACATGCCTTCTTCGCCAAGAACCAGATGGAATATGGGAGCAAAGAAGCCGTTGACTTCACAAATATCTACTTCTTATTGCTAAACTACTGGACGTTAAAGGCATCTAACACGATTGCTCGCGAACGCCACACGACTTTTGTGAATTTCGAAAAATCAAAATATGCGGACGGCACTTATTTCGATAAGTATTTAGACCAAGCTTGGCAACCAAAATTTGCTAAGACTGCCGCTTTATTTGACGGTATCTTCATTCCAACTAAAGCTGACTGGGCGGCCTTAAAAACCGATGTCATGCGCGATGGTTTATACCATCAAAACCGGATGGCCGTTGCACCAAATGGCTCAATTTCCTACATTAATGACACGACTGCTAGCTTGCACCCCATCATCAACCGGGTCGAAGAACGGCAAGAAAAGAAAATTGGTAAGATCTATTATCCCGCTCCTTACCTATCTAATGATACAATTGATTATTATAAGTCTGCTTATGATACTGACATGCGTAAAGTCATTGATGTTTACGCCGCTGCTCAGCAACACGTTGATCAAGGCATGAGTTTAACACTCTTCATGCGGTCAACCATTCCAGCCGGCTTATATGAATGGAAAGACGGCCGGACTGACAAAATGACGACTCGTGACTTAAATATCCTCCGGAATTATGCTTACCGGAAAGGGATTAAGTCAATCTACTATATCCGGACCTTTACGGATGACGATGGTGAAGTTGGCGTCAATGAATGTGAAAGCTGCGTCATTTAG
- a CDS encoding class I SAM-dependent methyltransferase → MTNYYYTHNPDIVHAEKQWNFEIFDHQFKFTTDNGVFSKRTVDYGSRTLLSAFEPTDLPTGNILDLGTGYGPIGLALAYQSPQRTVDMVDVNELALSLARQNATLNQLTNVNVFTSDCYEQVTTTDYAAIVTNPPVRAGKTVVAAMLTGALPHLVTGGTLTVVLQKKQGAPSAKKIMTATFGNCTIIKKDKGYYILQSVKEGSLDR, encoded by the coding sequence ATGACCAACTATTATTATACACACAATCCAGATATTGTGCATGCTGAAAAACAATGGAATTTTGAAATCTTTGATCATCAGTTTAAATTTACGACTGACAATGGTGTTTTTTCCAAGCGGACCGTGGATTATGGGTCCCGAACATTACTGTCAGCTTTTGAGCCAACCGATTTGCCAACCGGAAATATTTTGGATTTAGGAACGGGTTACGGTCCGATTGGGTTGGCCTTAGCCTATCAATCGCCACAACGGACCGTTGATATGGTTGATGTGAATGAGTTAGCGCTAAGCTTGGCGCGTCAGAACGCAACTTTAAACCAATTGACCAATGTTAATGTGTTCACTTCTGATTGTTATGAGCAAGTGACCACGACTGATTATGCGGCGATTGTGACTAATCCCCCCGTGCGTGCTGGTAAAACGGTGGTGGCAGCAATGCTGACTGGTGCGTTGCCCCATTTAGTTACGGGTGGAACCTTAACCGTGGTCTTACAAAAAAAGCAAGGGGCGCCCTCAGCCAAAAAGATAATGACGGCGACTTTTGGTAACTGTACGATTATTAAGAAAGACAAAGGCTACTACATTTTGCAAAGTGTAAAGGAGGGATCACTTGATCGCTAG
- a CDS encoding YaaL family protein yields MFKRRQKIKHPKATYDQQLLTLLNAAKVDWDRAKQNEKAIYDNNTSELVTQTVLARAKYLYLYREARRRQVHGNQIQRSVIDK; encoded by the coding sequence ATTTTTAAGCGACGACAAAAAATTAAGCACCCCAAGGCAACGTATGATCAACAGTTATTGACATTACTCAATGCTGCCAAAGTTGATTGGGATCGTGCGAAGCAAAATGAAAAAGCAATTTATGATAACAATACGAGTGAATTAGTGACCCAAACGGTATTGGCACGTGCCAAGTATTTATATTTGTACCGTGAAGCGCGTCGGCGTCAAGTTCACGGTAATCAAATTCAACGTTCAGTCATTGATAAATAG
- the dnaX gene encoding DNA polymerase III subunit gamma/tau, which translates to MYRALYRVWRPQRFDEIVGQQMITQTLKNAIMTHQTSHAYLFTGPRGTGKTSAAKIFSKAINCHHLVDGEPCNQCETCVATTKGQLNDVIEIDAASNNGVEEIRDIRDKAKYAPTQADYKVYIIDEVHMLSTGAFNALLKTLEEPPANVIFILATTEPHKIPLTIISRTQRFDFRRITAKDSYDRMVYILDQKQVTYDEKALRVIAQAAEGGMRDALSILDQVISFGDNTVTLDDALMVTGSVTKTLIADYVEAVTSQQTKPALETMRQILQAGKDANRFIEDLISYTRDVLLYQQAPEMVDSVAMGENDDRFQAFAKQIDAEVLYQMIKTLNDIQQQMRFTTHPDVYLEVLTVKLAQLTPATGVQSAPAIVGADDPTIQQLTTKVDQLQTELTTLKAQGITTNQSQPKRVKQATNSNGPAVKKVNVSQIYPILGAATKADLLKIREVWADLMNILSVTQRALMHVSKPVAASDEGVVVAFDYAFLYQKAIDDQVLMAALSNGLARLMGTAPKVVCVPEEQWPQLRKDYLATHQPDGGASPAKPEQPAVVAQAEAMFSGIVEVKAD; encoded by the coding sequence ATGTATCGGGCATTATATCGGGTGTGGCGACCACAACGGTTTGACGAAATCGTCGGTCAACAGATGATTACGCAAACGCTAAAAAATGCGATCATGACCCACCAAACGAGTCATGCGTATTTGTTCACCGGACCACGGGGCACTGGGAAAACGTCCGCGGCTAAGATTTTTTCAAAGGCGATTAACTGTCATCATTTAGTTGATGGTGAGCCTTGTAATCAATGTGAAACGTGCGTGGCAACAACTAAAGGTCAATTGAATGATGTCATTGAAATTGATGCGGCTTCTAATAATGGGGTCGAAGAAATTCGAGATATTCGGGATAAGGCTAAATATGCGCCAACGCAGGCGGATTATAAGGTTTACATCATTGATGAAGTGCATATGTTATCGACTGGTGCGTTCAATGCCTTGTTAAAGACGTTAGAAGAACCACCGGCTAACGTGATTTTTATTTTAGCAACCACGGAACCACACAAGATTCCGTTGACGATTATTTCGCGGACCCAACGGTTCGATTTTCGGCGGATTACCGCTAAAGATAGCTATGACCGAATGGTTTATATTTTGGACCAAAAGCAAGTGACTTATGATGAAAAGGCGTTACGAGTCATTGCGCAAGCTGCCGAAGGTGGAATGCGAGATGCGTTGAGTATTTTGGACCAAGTGATTTCTTTTGGCGACAATACAGTCACTTTAGATGATGCCTTGATGGTTACGGGTAGTGTGACCAAGACTTTGATTGCAGATTATGTTGAAGCAGTAACCAGTCAACAAACTAAGCCGGCATTGGAAACGATGCGGCAAATTTTGCAAGCAGGCAAAGATGCTAATCGGTTCATTGAAGATTTGATTAGTTACACACGAGATGTGTTACTCTATCAACAAGCACCCGAAATGGTCGATAGTGTGGCGATGGGAGAAAATGATGATCGGTTCCAAGCCTTTGCCAAGCAGATTGATGCGGAAGTCTTGTATCAGATGATCAAAACGTTAAATGATATTCAACAACAGATGCGTTTTACGACCCATCCGGATGTTTATCTAGAAGTCTTAACGGTTAAGCTAGCGCAGTTGACACCAGCGACTGGGGTCCAATCGGCACCTGCTATCGTAGGGGCAGATGATCCGACAATTCAGCAATTGACCACGAAAGTCGATCAGTTACAAACCGAATTAACGACGCTTAAAGCCCAAGGTATCACGACTAATCAGAGTCAGCCGAAGCGGGTTAAGCAGGCCACTAATAGTAATGGCCCAGCGGTTAAAAAAGTAAATGTTAGTCAAATCTATCCGATTTTAGGTGCGGCAACCAAAGCCGATCTGTTAAAGATTCGCGAGGTGTGGGCAGACTTAATGAATATTTTAAGTGTGACGCAGCGGGCATTAATGCATGTTTCAAAACCGGTTGCTGCCAGCGATGAAGGGGTCGTGGTCGCATTTGACTATGCCTTTTTATATCAAAAAGCGATTGATGATCAAGTCTTGATGGCTGCCTTAAGTAATGGGTTAGCGCGGTTGATGGGAACGGCACCAAAAGTCGTCTGTGTTCCAGAAGAACAGTGGCCGCAGTTGCGTAAGGATTACTTAGCGACACACCAGCCAGATGGTGGTGCGTCGCCAGCTAAGCCGGAGCAGCCGGCGGTAGTGGCGCAAGCCGAAGCAATGTTTAGTGGGATTGTTGAAGTTAAAGCAGATTAA
- the tadA gene encoding tRNA adenosine(34) deaminase TadA, with amino-acid sequence MASEPEKWMLEALHEAKLASLIGEVPIGAVIVHDGEIIGRGHNLREHGQDATLHAEIMAIQEACEYLHSWRLEDCQIYVTLEPCIMCSGAILNARIPELYYGARDPKAGAVHSLYHLMADDRLNHQVTVHERILPRPAGELLENFFRDIRKRQKAAKKARQQATEKN; translated from the coding sequence ATCGCTAGTGAACCAGAAAAATGGATGTTAGAAGCGTTACATGAGGCCAAGTTGGCTAGCTTAATTGGTGAAGTGCCAATTGGCGCTGTGATTGTGCACGATGGTGAAATTATTGGTCGGGGCCACAATTTACGTGAGCATGGTCAAGACGCTACGTTACATGCCGAAATCATGGCGATTCAAGAAGCCTGCGAGTATCTACACAGTTGGCGCTTGGAAGACTGTCAGATTTATGTCACGTTAGAACCTTGTATCATGTGTAGTGGCGCTATTTTAAATGCACGGATTCCAGAACTTTATTATGGTGCTCGTGATCCTAAGGCCGGCGCGGTCCATAGTTTGTATCATTTAATGGCTGATGACCGGTTGAACCATCAAGTGACGGTGCATGAACGGATCTTGCCACGGCCCGCGGGCGAGTTATTAGAAAACTTTTTCCGAGATATTCGTAAACGCCAAAAGGCTGCTAAAAAGGCGCGCCAGCAAGCGACTGAAAAAAATTAA
- the nrdF gene encoding class 1b ribonucleoside-diphosphate reductase subunit beta has product MATDLAYYQKLLSNGNYKAINWDQVSDAIDKSTWEKLTEQFWLDTRIPVSNDIADWRDLDDDHRWVVGHVFGGLTLLDTLQSQDGLQSLRRHIVTPHETAVLNNIQFMESVHAKSYSTIFETLNTPDEINEIFDWSDSEEYLQNKAKWIYKLYDNFDEDPLKQKVANVFLETFLFYSGFYTPLYYLGHNQLPNVAEIIKLILRDESVHGTYIGYKFQLGFKNRSEKAQAEFKDWMFDFLYKLYENEENYVHLVYDQIGWSDEVLTFSRYNANKALMNLGQDALFPDTAEDVNPVVMNGISTGTSNHDFFSQVGNGYRLGQVEAMQDTDYDIGEPGDSL; this is encoded by the coding sequence ATGGCAACAGACTTGGCATATTACCAAAAATTACTCAGCAATGGCAATTACAAAGCGATTAACTGGGATCAAGTTTCAGATGCAATTGATAAAAGTACGTGGGAAAAATTAACCGAACAATTTTGGTTAGATACCCGAATTCCAGTTTCCAATGATATTGCGGACTGGCGCGATTTAGATGACGATCATCGTTGGGTCGTCGGTCACGTTTTTGGTGGCTTAACTTTACTGGACACCTTACAATCACAAGATGGCCTACAATCACTGCGGCGACACATTGTGACGCCCCATGAAACAGCGGTTTTAAACAATATTCAATTCATGGAATCAGTCCATGCTAAAAGTTATTCAACGATTTTTGAAACGTTAAATACGCCTGATGAAATCAACGAAATCTTTGACTGGAGTGACAGTGAAGAATATCTCCAAAACAAAGCCAAATGGATTTATAAATTATATGATAACTTCGATGAAGATCCATTAAAGCAGAAAGTCGCGAACGTTTTCTTGGAAACCTTCTTATTCTACTCTGGCTTTTACACGCCACTTTACTATTTGGGGCATAATCAATTACCAAACGTTGCTGAAATTATTAAATTAATTTTACGGGACGAAAGTGTCCATGGCACTTATATTGGTTATAAATTCCAATTAGGCTTCAAGAATCGTTCTGAAAAGGCCCAGGCTGAATTTAAAGACTGGATGTTCGACTTCTTATACAAGCTTTATGAAAATGAAGAAAATTATGTTCATTTGGTTTACGATCAAATCGGCTGGTCAGATGAAGTTTTGACCTTTAGTCGCTACAATGCCAATAAGGCGTTGATGAACTTAGGTCAAGATGCCCTCTTCCCAGATACGGCTGAAGATGTTAACCCAGTCGTTATGAACGGTATTTCAACGGGGACATCAAACCATGACTTCTTCTCACAAGTTGGGAATGGCTATCGTTTGGGCCAAGTTGAAGCAATGCAAGACACTGATTACGATATTGGTGAACCAGGCGATTCGCTTTAA
- the holB gene encoding DNA polymerase III subunit delta' — protein sequence MVTTDELTTTLTAKQPALLAAFKHIITQQHLAHAYLFAGMAGAGQHELAIWIAQRLFCHHVVADEPDGTCDECLRIANGQHPDIVTVAPAGQSIHVDQVRYLKAEFSKSAVEGNRKIFIISDAEKMTASAANSLLKFIEEPSGNVTAFLLTTNKQLMLPTIISRTQVIEFPPLRAGELQQLFEQAGIPPQQAQILRHLTNSVTQAQAWLVDDWLTTAVTQLWRWFSQVVKGDARSFVAVQTNLVSLGKDAAQQGVLLDLIASLFQDLLQVHFKVEAPNELSFGQYQEQLATMTATLQASQLVTATELALAAKRQLASNISFQNVLEGLTLQLWPIFQKNA from the coding sequence ATGGTAACAACTGATGAATTAACAACGACCTTAACGGCAAAGCAGCCGGCACTATTGGCTGCTTTTAAACATATTATTACGCAGCAACATTTAGCCCATGCTTATTTATTTGCTGGCATGGCAGGGGCTGGTCAACATGAATTAGCTATTTGGATTGCCCAACGGTTATTTTGTCACCATGTTGTGGCGGATGAACCAGATGGGACCTGTGATGAATGCTTACGAATCGCTAACGGCCAACATCCCGATATTGTGACGGTTGCGCCGGCTGGTCAAAGTATTCATGTGGATCAAGTTCGTTACTTAAAAGCAGAGTTTTCTAAAAGTGCGGTGGAAGGTAATCGAAAGATTTTTATTATTTCAGATGCCGAAAAAATGACAGCGAGTGCGGCTAATAGTCTATTAAAGTTTATTGAAGAACCTAGTGGGAACGTGACCGCGTTCTTATTAACGACGAATAAACAGCTCATGTTACCGACTATTATTTCGCGGACTCAGGTGATTGAATTTCCCCCGTTACGTGCGGGCGAACTACAGCAATTATTTGAACAGGCTGGGATTCCACCGCAACAAGCACAAATTTTACGGCACCTCACGAATAGCGTGACCCAAGCCCAAGCTTGGTTAGTCGATGATTGGTTAACCACGGCGGTGACGCAACTTTGGCGTTGGTTTTCACAAGTGGTTAAAGGCGATGCCCGGAGTTTTGTGGCAGTTCAGACTAATCTAGTGAGCTTGGGTAAGGATGCCGCACAACAAGGCGTGCTATTGGATTTAATTGCGAGTCTGTTTCAGGACTTACTGCAGGTTCATTTTAAGGTTGAAGCGCCAAATGAGCTCAGTTTCGGCCAATATCAGGAACAATTAGCAACAATGACGGCGACGTTACAAGCGTCGCAATTAGTAACGGCCACCGAATTAGCGTTGGCGGCTAAGCGCCAGCTGGCTAGTAATATTAGCTTTCAAAATGTCTTAGAAGGACTAACGTTACAATTGTGGCCAATTTTTCAAAAAAACGCTTAA
- the recR gene encoding recombination mediator RecR: MQYPEPIAKLIDSYMKLPGIGGKTATRLAFYTIDMDGDDVTEFAKALVAAKRDLHFCSICGNITEDDPCVICKDKSRDQSAVLVVEEAKDVMAMEKIKEYQGLYHVLHGVLSPVDGKGPEDINIASLLKRLQQNEAIKEVIIATNATPEGEATAMYISRLVKPAGIKVTRLAHGLSVGSDIQYADEMTLFKAVEGRQEM, from the coding sequence ATGCAATATCCAGAACCAATTGCAAAGTTAATTGATAGTTACATGAAATTACCAGGGATTGGCGGTAAAACGGCGACCCGTTTGGCCTTTTATACCATCGATATGGATGGTGATGATGTCACTGAATTTGCGAAAGCCTTAGTGGCCGCAAAACGTGATTTACATTTTTGCAGTATTTGTGGCAATATCACAGAAGATGATCCTTGTGTGATTTGTAAAGATAAGTCGCGTGATCAAAGTGCTGTTCTAGTGGTTGAAGAAGCCAAGGATGTAATGGCTATGGAAAAAATCAAAGAATACCAAGGCCTATATCATGTTTTGCATGGTGTTTTATCACCAGTTGATGGTAAGGGGCCCGAAGATATTAATATTGCGAGCTTATTAAAACGGCTGCAACAAAATGAAGCGATTAAAGAAGTCATCATTGCAACCAATGCTACGCCTGAAGGTGAAGCGACAGCCATGTATATCTCACGGCTCGTGAAGCCGGCTGGGATTAAGGTAACCCGGTTAGCGCATGGCTTATCTGTTGGTAGTGATATCCAATATGCGGATGAGATGACCCTCTTTAAGGCCGTTGAAGGTCGGCAAGAGATGTAA
- a CDS encoding cyclic-di-AMP receptor, with protein sequence MKLIIAIVQDKDSNRLSSQFIEANVRATKLSTTGGFLRSGNTTFMIGIDDDRVDEVLAMIKHTSHARDQFMTPPVNLDVTMDGASAYPVEVQVGGATVFVLPIDQFHQF encoded by the coding sequence ATGAAATTAATTATTGCCATTGTTCAAGATAAAGATAGTAACCGCCTCAGCAGTCAATTTATTGAAGCCAATGTGCGGGCCACGAAATTGTCGACGACGGGCGGCTTTTTACGTTCCGGAAATACGACGTTCATGATTGGGATTGATGATGACCGCGTCGATGAAGTTTTAGCCATGATTAAGCACACCAGTCATGCCCGTGATCAGTTTATGACGCCACCAGTTAACCTTGATGTCACGATGGATGGCGCTTCGGCCTATCCGGTTGAAGTTCAAGTTGGTGGGGCCACTGTGTTTGTTTTACCAATTGATCAATTTCACCAATTTTAA
- a CDS encoding DNA replication initiation control protein YabA, which yields MDKRDLYDSFGDMEQQMQQMLDKMAQLRADMTKVLEKNAELVIENEHLREHMVEIENELPKKTAGTTTLSKSRQNLEKLYDEGFHVCNQFYGKRRDDDESCVFCLEVIYGERERA from the coding sequence GTGGATAAGCGTGATTTATACGATAGTTTCGGTGATATGGAACAACAGATGCAACAAATGCTCGATAAAATGGCGCAACTACGGGCTGATATGACTAAAGTGTTAGAAAAAAACGCTGAGTTAGTTATTGAAAACGAACATTTACGGGAACACATGGTTGAAATTGAGAATGAATTACCGAAAAAGACCGCTGGCACAACCACCCTTTCGAAATCGCGGCAAAATCTGGAAAAACTTTACGATGAAGGATTCCATGTCTGTAATCAGTTTTATGGCAAACGGCGCGATGATGATGAATCCTGTGTCTTTTGTTTAGAAGTGATTTATGGCGAACGGGAACGTGCCTAA